The genome window GCCACCGTCTCGATCTGTTCCACCCAAACTCCTTCTGCTTTTTCTGCACCTAATACTTCTAGGCACGCACGTAAGATCATCAAGGAAAGGAGAGGTTGGGACTTGTCGTAACTTGAATTCCCTCAGATGCTCTATGAAGCATATTAAACGCTGATTTTGAAGCAAAATTCAGTTGTAAGAAAACCGAACATATGTTACCGTGTTTTTATGAATTCCTTTTGCAACTAGGAGGCGCTATGGAGCAACAAACATGTGAAAGGCCAAGAGAATCTTTCTTAAGTGAAAAAGCCATAGCAATAAAGAAGCGCCAAGTCGTCGCATGTCTTGAGCAGGAACTGCTGTAGTAACATTATTGGAGACAGAGGTTGGTTTTGTCGTAAAAGCGAAGTGAAGCAAGGTGTGAGTAGACCTTGAAATCCATGGCAGAATAAAACATATTGAATGAAAAGGTGATGAGAGGGATGAACGCTGTTGATATCTTGAGGAATGAGTTACTGTCTGAACTTGAAGTCGGTATTCGCTCTATGGAAGGTTTGCTGAAAAAGGTGCAAGTGGAGGATTGGGCGTACAAGCCAGCTGACAACATGCGAAGCCTTAAAGAGCTTGCTCAACATATTGTTTCTATACCAGAGGTTGATCTTCAGATCATGCAGGAAAAAGATCAGCAACTAATAGAAGGTTTAGAAGAAAAGTATCATCAGATGGACTCCGCTGAGGCTATGATTGAAGGGATGAATAAAGGTTTTG of Litoribacterium kuwaitense contains these proteins:
- a CDS encoding DinB family protein, which codes for MNAVDILRNELLSELEVGIRSMEGLLKKVQVEDWAYKPADNMRSLKELAQHIVSIPEVDLQIMQEKDQQLIEGLEEKYHQMDSAEAMIEGMNKGFAKYKAYMLSLSEEDFLTKKTKPFYHDKASTQAHWLVEEVSHLFHHRGQFFNCLKQLGYDVDMFDLYV